In one Campylobacter insulaenigrae NCTC 12927 genomic region, the following are encoded:
- a CDS encoding MCP-domain signal transduction protein: MFKSLNIGAKLVVSVAIAVIIGVVILISVVSTQVSSNMENQAKEIIHQSSKRYMNFIEGALNESIASTKSTASSIDDFILREGRFDISSIENIIQNTLDSASHASYAFLILEDKSNLDSTNVKKQYRSENGNFGMLFLDNDVNNVGGLETIQFTEKLKNMPIINKLYAEVKHNDRDKVFVGIPVKQDLGKGEFIGINIAIPIFDQNDKNIGAVGYVFDLNSFSTALLDPSLNIFNGEVKALLNKDGLIAVHSVSSLVLKNLQEANSYPEAKMVVDAVKANKNIIIDNYHTTTGVESYASIASFKTIGNSSEWSVMVTAPKSSVLAPLYKLQFIFVGIGLIFLIVIMIVVYYLIRKIVGSRLPVLVKSLDSLFRFLNHEKIELQTIEIHANDELGAIGKMLNENILITKKGLEQDNQAVRESVETVSVVESGDLTARITANPRNPQLIELKNVLNKMLSVLEAKVGSNMNEINRVFDSYKALDFTTEVKNAKGEVEVTTNVLGQEIVQMLRQSSEFANSLVNESDKLQSAVQSLTTSSNSQASSLEETAAALEEITSSMQNVSSKTSEVVAQSEEIKNVTSIIGDIADQINLLALNAAIEAARAGEHGRGFAVVADEVRNLAERTQKSLGEIEANTNILVQSINEMGESIKEQTTGITQINDAVAQIDQTTKDNVAIANESAIISNAVSDIANSILEDVKKKKF, encoded by the coding sequence ATGTTTAAATCTTTAAATATAGGTGCAAAGCTTGTTGTATCTGTAGCTATTGCCGTTATTATAGGAGTAGTGATTCTCATTTCTGTTGTTTCTACGCAAGTTTCCTCAAATATGGAAAATCAAGCCAAAGAAATTATTCATCAATCATCTAAGCGTTATATGAATTTTATTGAAGGTGCTTTAAATGAAAGCATTGCTTCAACAAAATCTACTGCAAGTTCAATTGATGATTTCATATTAAGAGAAGGTAGATTTGATATTTCTAGTATTGAAAATATTATTCAAAATACTTTAGATTCAGCTTCTCATGCTTCTTATGCTTTTTTAATTTTAGAAGATAAGTCAAATTTAGATAGCACTAATGTCAAAAAACAATACAGAAGTGAAAATGGTAATTTTGGTATGCTTTTTTTAGATAATGATGTAAATAATGTAGGAGGATTGGAGACGATTCAATTTACAGAAAAGCTTAAAAATATGCCTATAATTAATAAACTTTATGCTGAAGTTAAACATAATGATCGCGATAAGGTTTTTGTAGGTATACCAGTTAAACAAGATTTAGGAAAAGGTGAATTTATTGGTATTAATATTGCAATACCAATTTTTGACCAAAATGATAAAAATATTGGTGCTGTTGGATATGTTTTTGATTTAAATAGTTTTTCAACTGCTTTATTAGATCCTTCTTTAAATATTTTTAATGGAGAAGTTAAAGCTTTATTGAATAAAGATGGATTAATAGCAGTTCATTCTGTATCTAGTTTAGTTCTTAAAAATTTACAAGAAGCTAATTCATACCCTGAAGCTAAAATGGTAGTTGATGCGGTAAAAGCCAATAAAAATATTATAATTGATAATTACCATACTACTACAGGTGTTGAAAGTTATGCAAGTATAGCATCATTTAAAACTATAGGTAATTCTAGTGAATGGAGTGTTATGGTTACAGCGCCTAAGAGCTCTGTTCTTGCTCCTTTATATAAACTTCAATTTATTTTTGTTGGTATAGGATTAATATTCTTAATTGTTATTATGATCGTGGTTTATTATTTGATTAGAAAAATAGTCGGATCAAGACTTCCAGTGCTTGTAAAATCTTTAGATTCTTTATTTCGCTTTTTAAATCATGAAAAAATTGAATTACAAACTATAGAAATTCATGCTAATGATGAGCTTGGTGCTATAGGAAAAATGTTAAATGAAAATATTCTTATTACAAAAAAGGGACTTGAACAAGATAATCAAGCAGTTAGAGAAAGTGTAGAAACTGTTTCTGTAGTAGAAAGCGGTGATTTAACAGCAAGAATTACTGCAAATCCAAGAAATCCTCAATTAATAGAATTAAAAAATGTATTAAATAAAATGCTTAGTGTATTAGAAGCAAAAGTTGGTTCTAATATGAATGAAATCAATCGTGTATTTGATAGCTATAAAGCATTAGACTTTACTACTGAAGTTAAAAATGCTAAAGGTGAAGTAGAAGTAACTACTAATGTATTAGGACAAGAAATTGTTCAAATGTTAAGACAATCTTCTGAATTTGCTAACTCTTTAGTTAATGAGAGTGATAAATTACAATCAGCAGTACAAAGTTTAACTACTAGTTCAAATTCTCAAGCTTCTTCTTTAGAAGAAACTGCAGCAGCTTTAGAAGAAATAACTTCTTCTATGCAAAATGTTTCATCTAAAACTAGTGAAGTAGTAGCTCAAAGTGAAGAGATTAAAAATGTTACTTCTATCATAGGAGATATTGCTGATCAAATCAATCTATTAGCATTAAATGCTGCAATAGAAGCAGCTCGTGCTGGAGAACATGGACGTGGATTTGCTGTTGTTGCAGATGAAGTTAGAAATCTAGCTGAAAGAACTCAAAAGTCTTTAGGTGAAATTGAAGCTAATACTAATATCTTAGTTCAATCTATTAATGAAATGGGTGAAAGTATTAAAGAACAAACTACAGGTATTACTCAAATTAATGATGCTGTAGCTCAAATTGATCAAACAACTAAAGACAATGTAGCAATAGCTAATGAAAGTGCAATCATATCTAATGCAGTTAGTGATATTGCTAATAGTATCTTAGAAGATGTAAAAAAGAAAAAATTCTAA
- the rimP gene encoding ribosome maturation factor RimP → MNLEALCKEVQLEFYDDELVNENGKKIYRIYVQKQGGVNLDDCAKLSEILSPILDVESPVNGEYFLEVSSCGLERKLSKVEHFTKSVNELVKITTNDKEKIEAKILSVDDKNINLELLNGEKVIINFDAIKKARTFVQW, encoded by the coding sequence ATGAATCTTGAAGCATTGTGTAAAGAAGTACAATTAGAATTTTATGATGATGAATTAGTTAATGAAAATGGTAAAAAAATTTATAGAATTTATGTCCAAAAGCAAGGTGGAGTAAATTTAGATGATTGTGCAAAACTGAGTGAAATTTTATCACCTATTTTAGATGTTGAATCTCCTGTGAATGGAGAATATTTTTTAGAGGTTTCAAGTTGTGGACTTGAAAGAAAGCTTAGTAAGGTAGAACATTTTACAAAAAGTGTTAATGAATTAGTAAAAATTACTACCAATGATAAAGAAAAAATCGAGGCTAAAATTTTAAGTGTTGATGATAAAAATATTAATTTAGAACTTTTAAATGGTGAAAAGGTGATTATTAATTTTGATGCAATAAAAAAAGCTAGAACTTTTGTGCAATGGTAA
- the rbfA gene encoding 30S ribosome-binding factor RbfA, which translates to MNPNEIKKLRTESILKELIPEALSNLDDENLRNLCVVDVECKKGRYDAFVYLDKMFFNIQEQERILNKLKKASHTLQNYCMSEQGWYRCPNFHFKFDDRLEYQNHMDALFEKIKKG; encoded by the coding sequence ATGAATCCAAATGAAATTAAAAAATTACGCACAGAGAGTATTTTAAAAGAACTTATTCCTGAAGCTTTATCTAATTTAGATGATGAAAATTTGAGAAATTTGTGTGTGGTAGATGTTGAGTGCAAAAAAGGTCGCTATGATGCTTTTGTGTATCTTGATAAAATGTTTTTTAATATCCAAGAACAAGAGAGAATTCTAAATAAGCTTAAAAAAGCTTCTCATACTTTGCAAAATTATTGTATGAGCGAACAAGGTTGGTATAGATGTCCTAATTTCCATTTTAAATTTGATGATAGGTTAGAATATCAAAATCATATGGATGCCTTGTTTGAAAAAATAAAAAAGGGATAA